The proteins below come from a single Parageobacillus thermoglucosidasius genomic window:
- a CDS encoding IS1182 family transposase produces the protein MYIYYNRDQLILPMDLEILIPKHHLCRIVDLAVEKMDPALLVSLYPGGGRPAYHPKMMLKVILYAYANRIYSSRQIAKQLKENIYFMWLSGHQTPDFRTINRFRSERMKDIIYETFFSIVDLLRQEGLVKLEDYFLDGTKIEASANKYTFVWRKSTEKYDQKLEEKFRKIVASIEQVVKEDEESEQEGDFQEKLEASPITSEKIEAVIEQVEEHLKKEPKNRTLKKAKQQLEQDILPRKKKYEEYKKVLGERNSFSKTDPDATFMRMKDDHMKNGQLKPGYNVQIGTENQFITGFSVHQRAGDAGCFISHLEQLAAYGRPMPKRAIADSAYGSEENYTYCEKKQIVALIKYNTLDREQTKAWAKEIGRIENMTYDEELDEWICAKGERLVFVYKRKETTDNGYVIVKRTYRCTACAGCPFQAACAKGKDTKTIRVSLKNQQQRQEIRKRLSTEEGATTYRRRQIENEPVFGQIKHNQQFHRFSLRGLPKITLEWGLVCAAHNLRKWATTTDPTRKK, from the coding sequence ATGTACATTTATTATAACCGAGATCAACTCATTTTGCCAATGGATCTTGAAATTCTCATTCCCAAACATCATCTTTGCCGGATCGTGGATCTAGCCGTGGAAAAAATGGATCCAGCTCTGCTCGTTTCCCTCTATCCCGGCGGAGGCCGCCCAGCCTATCATCCGAAAATGATGTTGAAAGTCATCCTGTATGCCTACGCCAATCGGATCTATTCCTCTCGCCAAATCGCCAAGCAATTGAAAGAAAACATTTATTTTATGTGGCTATCCGGCCATCAAACACCGGATTTCCGCACCATCAACCGATTTCGGTCGGAACGGATGAAGGACATCATTTACGAAACGTTTTTCTCCATTGTCGATCTTCTGCGTCAAGAAGGGTTGGTCAAACTAGAGGATTACTTTCTGGATGGAACGAAAATCGAGGCCAGCGCCAACAAGTACACGTTCGTTTGGCGCAAATCAACGGAAAAGTACGATCAGAAGTTGGAGGAGAAATTCCGGAAAATCGTAGCCTCGATCGAACAGGTGGTAAAAGAGGATGAAGAGTCGGAACAAGAAGGAGATTTTCAAGAAAAGCTGGAAGCTTCACCGATCACGTCTGAAAAGATCGAAGCCGTGATCGAACAAGTGGAAGAACATCTAAAGAAAGAGCCGAAGAATCGCACGTTAAAGAAAGCAAAACAGCAATTGGAACAAGACATTCTCCCCCGTAAGAAAAAATATGAAGAATACAAAAAAGTGTTAGGCGAACGAAACAGTTTTTCGAAAACGGACCCCGATGCGACGTTTATGCGGATGAAAGACGACCATATGAAAAACGGCCAGCTCAAACCGGGATATAATGTGCAGATAGGGACAGAGAACCAATTCATCACTGGATTTAGCGTGCATCAACGGGCGGGGGATGCCGGATGCTTCATTTCACATTTGGAGCAATTGGCCGCCTATGGGCGTCCCATGCCTAAACGAGCGATTGCGGATTCCGCCTATGGGAGTGAGGAGAACTACACGTACTGCGAGAAAAAGCAGATCGTCGCGCTGATCAAGTACAACACATTGGACCGGGAACAAACGAAAGCGTGGGCGAAAGAGATCGGCCGAATCGAGAACATGACGTACGATGAGGAATTGGATGAGTGGATTTGCGCGAAAGGGGAACGGCTGGTGTTTGTGTATAAACGGAAGGAAACGACCGACAACGGGTACGTCATCGTCAAACGGACGTATCGTTGTACAGCATGTGCCGGATGCCCGTTTCAAGCAGCATGTGCCAAAGGCAAAGACACGAAAACCATCCGCGTTTCCTTGAAAAATCAACAACAACGGCAAGAAATCCGGAAACGGCTGTCCACGGAAGAAGGGGCGACGACATATCGAAGACGGCAAATCGAAAACGAGCCGGTGTTTGGGCAAATCAAGCATAATCAGCAATTTCATCGGTTTTCATTGAGAGGCCTCCCAAAAATTACCTTGGAGTGGGGTCTAGTTTGTGCTGCCCACAATTTGAGAAAGTGGGCCACAACGACCGACCCAACAAGGAAAAAATAG
- a CDS encoding DNA replication protein, with amino-acid sequence MRVTEENVVQQLKLKNEESISYVLETYGGLLHAIIRKYLQGNELDVRGMFGRCII; translated from the coding sequence GTGCGTGTAACAGAAGAAAATGTTGTTCAGCAATTAAAGTTGAAAAATGAAGAAAGCATTTCTTATGTACTTGAAACATATGGCGGTCTACTCCATGCAATTATTCGAAAATATCTTCAAGGAAATGAATTAGATGTTAGAGGAATGTTTGGCAGATGTATTATATAA
- a CDS encoding IS630 family transposase, whose translation MKRLKITDDHGFTARKLRKEERKIKDASLRQRVTAVRLIMEGYLGKEVAEMLNLHRQSVSTYVQLFNEGGLEKLLDKKTPPGKSPYLTEEQQKKLKHMILHSTPFEQGLGMATSWDTRIIPSYLQNQYGISMTRVGVNKMLHRLGLSYTRPTYTLAKGDEQKQRAFVQEMEMIKKLMTGDMVVLYADETHIRSYQALRATWAEVGKQKQIPTYGHHASVTLFGAVNVLDGKVVVQQASACNTGSFLEVVQRILQTYQGKYVLLVLDNARIHHAKQVQEFLRKHEEPIMFFFLPPYSPHLNAIERLWKWLKESVIANRFHKDLHAIEQSGNSFLEYIDNHCEEVLQRLGCAA comes from the coding sequence ATGAAACGATTGAAAATCACAGATGACCATGGATTCACAGCTCGGAAATTACGAAAAGAAGAACGAAAAATCAAAGATGCTTCTTTGCGTCAACGAGTGACCGCCGTCCGATTGATCATGGAAGGCTATCTCGGGAAAGAAGTGGCAGAGATGTTGAACCTCCATCGTCAATCCGTGTCTACCTACGTCCAGTTATTTAATGAAGGTGGATTGGAGAAGTTACTCGATAAAAAAACTCCTCCCGGGAAGTCTCCGTATCTGACAGAAGAACAACAGAAGAAGTTAAAACACATGATTTTACACAGCACTCCTTTCGAACAAGGATTGGGGATGGCTACTTCTTGGGATACTCGTATCATTCCATCCTACCTTCAAAATCAATACGGGATTTCCATGACAAGGGTAGGGGTGAATAAAATGCTTCACCGCCTTGGACTCTCCTACACTCGTCCCACCTATACCTTGGCGAAAGGAGACGAACAGAAGCAACGGGCATTTGTGCAAGAGATGGAGATGATAAAAAAACTGATGACCGGCGATATGGTTGTGTTGTATGCGGACGAAACACATATTCGTTCCTATCAAGCATTGAGAGCCACGTGGGCTGAAGTAGGAAAACAAAAGCAAATCCCTACCTATGGGCACCATGCCAGTGTCACGTTATTTGGTGCGGTAAATGTCCTCGATGGAAAGGTCGTCGTGCAACAGGCATCCGCTTGTAACACGGGTTCCTTTCTTGAAGTTGTCCAGCGCATTTTACAAACGTATCAGGGGAAATACGTTCTTTTGGTCTTAGATAATGCCCGGATTCATCATGCGAAACAAGTGCAAGAATTTTTGCGTAAACACGAAGAGCCAATCATGTTTTTCTTTTTACCACCCTATTCCCCTCATTTAAATGCGATTGAGCGTCTTTGGAAATGGTTGAAAGAGTCTGTCATTGCCAACCGATTTCACAAAGATCTTCATGCCATTGAGCAGTCAGGGAACAGTTTTTTAGAGTACATTGACAATCACTGCGAAGAAGTTCTACAGCGCTTAGGGTGTGCTGCTTGA
- a CDS encoding DUF817 domain-containing protein, with product MRALKQLVRFGWEQALSCLFPVVIFASLAFTQIMPLPFLPRYDWLLIICLLMQWWMVRSGLETRDELKVITLFHLIGLALELFKVHMGSWFYPEEGYFKIFGVPLYSGFMYASVASYLCQAWRRFKVELIKWPPFLVVVPLAAAIYLNFFTHHYWIDVRWWLSGLVIIVFWQSWVTFEVDGTRYRMPLALSFVLIGFFIWIAENIATFFGAWEYPNQTDAWSLVHLGKVSSWFLLVIVSFLIVATLKQVKGKIVSPKKDKVQEAFDNHLKE from the coding sequence ATGAGAGCACTAAAACAACTCGTTCGTTTTGGTTGGGAGCAGGCCCTATCATGTTTGTTTCCTGTCGTTATTTTTGCCTCTTTGGCTTTTACACAAATCATGCCACTTCCCTTTCTACCACGGTATGACTGGCTGCTCATCATCTGCCTTCTGATGCAGTGGTGGATGGTGCGTTCTGGGCTTGAAACACGGGATGAACTAAAGGTTATCACATTATTCCACCTTATTGGACTTGCTCTTGAACTTTTCAAGGTACATATGGGCTCCTGGTTTTATCCAGAGGAAGGATATTTCAAAATTTTTGGAGTGCCTTTGTATAGTGGATTCATGTACGCAAGTGTAGCGAGTTATCTTTGCCAGGCGTGGAGGAGGTTTAAGGTTGAACTGATTAAGTGGCCACCGTTTTTGGTAGTTGTACCTCTTGCAGCTGCGATTTATTTGAATTTTTTCACCCACCATTATTGGATTGACGTTCGTTGGTGGTTATCTGGACTTGTAATTATCGTCTTTTGGCAATCATGGGTCACATTTGAGGTTGATGGAACTCGTTACCGTATGCCACTCGCACTTTCTTTTGTGCTCATCGGATTTTTTATATGGATAGCCGAAAATATCGCAACGTTCTTTGGAGCTTGGGAATATCCAAACCAAACCGATGCATGGAGTCTCGTTCATCTAGGAAAGGTGAGTTCATGGTTCTTATTAGTGATTGTTAGCTTTCTTATAGTAGCGACGTTAAAGCAGGTTAAAGGAAAAATTGTTTCACCCAAGAAGGATAAGGTTCAAGAGGCGTTTGATAATCATTTAAAGGAATGA
- a CDS encoding helix-turn-helix domain-containing protein, translated as MPIIINLDVMLAKRKMSLTELSERVGITMANLSILKNGKAKAIRFSTLEAICKALDCQPGDILEYKSDEDTQG; from the coding sequence ATGCCAATTATAATCAATCTTGATGTAATGTTGGCTAAAAGGAAAATGAGCCTTACAGAACTTTCGGAGAGGGTTGGAATCACGATGGCTAACCTTTCTATATTGAAAAATGGAAAGGCAAAAGCTATTAGATTCTCAACTTTAGAAGCTATATGTAAGGCATTAGATTGTCAGCCTGGAGATATTTTAGAATACAAAAGTGACGAAGACACTCAAGGATAA
- a CDS encoding DUF2975 domain-containing protein — translation MKQGSTLFLKIAVFIIGTPVLTLCIFGLPMLAKEAAESNSEFAYVLYGFLTVMYVSAIPFFFALYQAFKLLSYIDKNKAFSELSVKALKNIKYCAITISILYVPGLPFFYIAAKLEDAPGIMLIGLGIIFASTIIAVFAAVLQRLLQEAINIKSENDLTI, via the coding sequence ATGAAACAAGGATCAACATTGTTTTTAAAAATAGCTGTTTTTATTATCGGAACTCCAGTTCTTACTTTATGTATATTTGGGTTGCCTATGTTAGCTAAAGAAGCAGCGGAAAGTAATTCGGAGTTCGCTTATGTACTATATGGCTTTTTAACAGTTATGTATGTATCGGCGATACCATTTTTCTTCGCTCTGTATCAGGCTTTTAAACTTTTAAGTTATATTGACAAGAACAAAGCTTTCTCGGAATTATCTGTAAAGGCTTTAAAGAATATAAAATACTGTGCAATCACAATCAGTATCTTGTATGTGCCAGGTTTGCCGTTCTTCTATATCGCTGCGAAGTTAGAAGACGCCCCAGGTATCATGCTAATCGGATTGGGCATTATTTTTGCTTCAACGATTATTGCAGTCTTTGCTGCTGTTCTCCAAAGGCTTTTACAAGAAGCCATCAATATAAAATCAGAAAATGATTTAACGATCTGA
- a CDS encoding AAA family ATPase, with translation MKANEALHLTIARVVENIEKVIIGKRDVAILSIVALLAKGHVLLEDVPGVGKTMLVRALAKSVNAQFKRIQFTPDLLPSDVIGVSVYNQKAMQFEYKPGPIMGNIVLADEINRTSPKTQSALLEAMEEGNVTVDGVTRPLPRPFFVMATQNPIEYEGTYPLPEAQLDRFMLKLKMGYPSLAEEIEMLNRSEKVPPIEEIEPVITMEELLSLQKQVADVYVDESVKRYIVEMVQQSRADASVYLGVSPRGSVALMKAAQAYAFVHGRGFVIPDDVQFLAPYVLSHRIIVKSEAKFDGFTAEEIVAHMIKRTPVPIQR, from the coding sequence ATGAAAGCGAATGAGGCATTACACCTAACGATTGCAAGAGTGGTTGAAAACATAGAAAAAGTGATTATCGGCAAACGTGATGTCGCCATATTAAGCATCGTCGCGCTGCTTGCGAAAGGGCATGTGCTGCTTGAGGACGTTCCGGGAGTCGGAAAAACGATGCTTGTACGCGCGCTGGCGAAATCGGTCAATGCGCAGTTTAAGCGGATTCAGTTTACTCCTGATTTGCTGCCGAGCGATGTGATTGGCGTGTCTGTTTATAATCAGAAAGCAATGCAGTTTGAATATAAACCGGGCCCGATTATGGGAAACATTGTTTTGGCAGATGAAATTAACCGCACTTCACCGAAGACGCAATCGGCGTTATTGGAGGCAATGGAAGAAGGAAACGTCACCGTCGATGGGGTGACGAGACCGTTGCCGCGCCCGTTTTTCGTGATGGCGACGCAAAACCCGATTGAGTATGAAGGAACCTATCCGTTGCCGGAAGCCCAGCTCGACCGTTTTATGTTAAAGCTGAAAATGGGGTATCCTTCGCTTGCGGAAGAAATAGAAATGCTAAACCGCAGCGAAAAAGTGCCGCCGATTGAAGAAATAGAACCGGTTATCACGATGGAGGAGTTGCTCTCTTTGCAAAAACAAGTGGCTGATGTATATGTCGATGAAAGTGTAAAACGTTACATCGTCGAAATGGTGCAACAAAGCAGGGCAGACGCTTCGGTTTATTTAGGAGTTAGCCCGCGCGGTTCTGTTGCGCTGATGAAGGCGGCGCAAGCGTATGCGTTTGTGCACGGGCGCGGCTTTGTCATTCCTGACGATGTGCAGTTTTTAGCGCCATACGTATTGTCACATCGCATCATCGTGAAATCAGAAGCAAAGTTTGACGGATTTACAGCCGAAGAAATAGTCGCCCACATGATCAAACGAACCCCCGTTCCTATCCAAAGGTAG
- a CDS encoding DUF58 domain-containing protein, producing the protein MRRRMRFIKQIFVLCGLFAALFSYAMFQGGFVSWFLFYSFLPFGLYSLAIIIYPFHRASVRRMIHQRRYHAGDSLTETVEVRFPVWFPFAAMTIEENDVSTLKMTQTKTTIPFIWKKTFSYTYELRELPRGEHVFTAIRLTATDFFGIVEKDSVHLLEETIIVYPRYIDIAYRKVRYYAEQGIAASSLPLHRDMTMAVGVREYAPGDRFSLIHWKASARKLQLMTKEFEERQQDDDVVVVLDRTPTSLFEELVTFAASFVRAAIQHGVQTGFVSVGENRVVFPVRNGDFHLQQIFYHLATVVCDSQESFAHVISTEKVNWPSTVAFCYITSYLSEEMALALSKLPDRVHKGTVFLIKEDLTKEERHSLEILRRKGVHVAVISPRNMTTLRKGGDG; encoded by the coding sequence ATGAGAAGACGAATGCGTTTTATCAAACAGATTTTCGTATTATGCGGTTTGTTCGCTGCGCTTTTTTCATATGCGATGTTTCAGGGAGGATTTGTCAGCTGGTTTTTGTTTTATAGTTTTCTTCCATTCGGACTTTATTCGCTGGCAATTATCATTTATCCGTTTCATCGCGCCAGCGTGCGGCGGATGATTCATCAGCGCCGCTATCATGCAGGCGATTCGCTAACAGAGACGGTGGAAGTGCGCTTCCCGGTTTGGTTTCCGTTTGCTGCAATGACGATTGAAGAAAATGACGTCTCAACATTAAAGATGACGCAGACGAAAACAACGATTCCGTTTATTTGGAAAAAAACGTTTTCTTATACGTATGAGTTGCGTGAGTTGCCGCGCGGCGAGCATGTTTTCACCGCTATTCGCCTTACCGCTACCGACTTTTTTGGGATTGTTGAAAAAGACTCCGTTCATTTGCTGGAAGAAACGATTATTGTATATCCTCGCTATATCGACATAGCGTACCGGAAAGTCAGGTATTATGCCGAACAAGGAATTGCCGCTTCTTCGTTGCCGCTTCATCGCGATATGACAATGGCGGTCGGTGTCCGCGAATATGCGCCGGGAGACAGATTTTCATTAATTCATTGGAAAGCGTCGGCGCGCAAGCTGCAGTTGATGACAAAAGAATTTGAAGAAAGGCAACAGGACGATGATGTAGTCGTTGTGCTTGACCGTACACCAACCTCATTGTTTGAAGAGCTTGTGACGTTTGCTGCTTCTTTTGTGCGGGCTGCTATTCAGCACGGGGTGCAGACGGGATTTGTTTCCGTCGGCGAAAACCGCGTCGTTTTTCCCGTACGAAACGGGGACTTTCATTTACAGCAGATTTTTTATCATTTAGCAACAGTTGTTTGCGATAGTCAAGAATCGTTTGCCCACGTGATTTCCACCGAGAAAGTGAATTGGCCATCGACGGTGGCTTTTTGCTATATCACTTCTTATTTATCCGAAGAAATGGCGCTGGCATTAAGCAAACTCCCCGACCGCGTTCATAAAGGCACTGTGTTTCTTATTAAAGAAGATTTGACGAAGGAAGAACGGCATTCGCTGGAAATTTTGCGCCGCAAAGGCGTCCATGTTGCTGTCATATCGCCGCGAAATATGACGACCTTGCGCAAAGGTGGGGATGGATGA
- a CDS encoding DUF4129 domain-containing transglutaminase family protein — MMEAAKPIGRRMLIYGFACWLLIEWLLPLETASDTRNTEVFIAFVALCFLFYLLRTPIWISAPIKMAYIIYALNSLFYHVSYVQAWKLLFQEIAHHAPMLFTARWMEWTNSFRSFLFFFLLWLMAYLLHYLLWTQKRLFLFYVLTVIYITVLDTFTAFRGNGAVIRLVVFGFFFLSFLHMERLQEKAKIAGRIREWWGACLCLIGLAIVCGYVSPKLPPQWPDPVAFVKSYAAVQEEKQNDPALAKVKKIGYGQNDSRLGGPFIADDTVVFIAEDEKRHYWRVETKDIYTGKGWESFRSEQIQSFENNADLGYSWWSPEVEKQLTDASIRMKQSYFHIVYPLGLKKVNAKEDVVYRMEAATEKIYATDRSAYTLSLASYDIVYEYPTFPIEALKAAPPVKDASLLKRYTQLPENLPERVRNLAKQIISGKPTQYEQVKAIEQYFHMNGYMYETTDVAVPGKNEDYVDQFLFKTKKGYCDNFSTSMVVMLRSVGIPARWVKGYTPGRLLEEKNGKYVYEITNNDAHSWVEVYFSGIGWVPFEPTQGFTNPYVFAASQSAPETASLPNLRQPEQNRVPLDEVREQPHSVSAKEASLPAWSWKQAVVALAVLFAFAWIAYRTRRKWWPYATIVRFQYKRKKGDHPFAEAYLSLLRHLDDYGLKRNQGQTLRQYAAYVDDWFQTNEMTKLTLLYEKTIYQQETARVEWTEVKELWENLIKKTVS, encoded by the coding sequence ATGATGGAAGCAGCTAAACCTATTGGGAGAAGAATGCTGATATACGGCTTTGCTTGCTGGTTGCTGATCGAATGGCTTCTTCCTTTAGAAACGGCATCTGATACGAGGAATACGGAAGTATTTATTGCGTTTGTGGCCCTCTGTTTTCTTTTTTATTTATTGCGGACGCCAATATGGATTTCTGCTCCTATAAAGATGGCATATATTATATATGCGCTTAACTCGCTGTTTTACCACGTTTCTTATGTACAGGCGTGGAAGTTGCTTTTTCAGGAGATTGCCCACCATGCCCCGATGTTGTTTACGGCCCGCTGGATGGAGTGGACAAATTCGTTTCGCAGTTTTCTCTTTTTCTTTTTGTTGTGGCTGATGGCGTATTTATTGCATTACCTGCTATGGACGCAAAAACGGCTGTTTTTATTTTATGTCTTGACGGTTATATACATTACGGTGTTAGATACGTTTACCGCGTTTCGCGGAAACGGGGCGGTCATCCGTTTAGTTGTTTTTGGTTTTTTCTTTTTGAGCTTCCTTCATATGGAAAGATTGCAGGAAAAGGCAAAGATTGCAGGGAGAATAAGAGAATGGTGGGGAGCTTGTTTATGCCTCATTGGGCTGGCTATTGTCTGCGGATATGTTAGCCCCAAGCTCCCGCCGCAATGGCCGGACCCGGTGGCGTTTGTGAAAAGCTACGCGGCCGTGCAAGAAGAAAAACAGAACGATCCAGCTTTAGCAAAAGTGAAAAAAATTGGTTATGGACAAAATGATTCGCGGCTTGGCGGGCCGTTTATCGCTGATGATACGGTCGTATTTATCGCTGAAGACGAAAAGCGCCATTATTGGCGCGTCGAAACGAAAGATATTTATACCGGAAAGGGATGGGAAAGTTTCCGGAGCGAGCAGATCCAATCGTTTGAAAACAATGCCGATCTCGGCTATTCGTGGTGGTCCCCGGAGGTGGAAAAACAATTAACGGACGCTAGCATTCGCATGAAACAATCCTATTTCCATATTGTATATCCGCTTGGATTAAAAAAAGTGAATGCAAAGGAAGACGTAGTATATCGCATGGAAGCGGCAACGGAAAAAATTTATGCGACAGACCGCTCGGCTTATACGCTGTCGCTTGCATCCTATGACATTGTTTATGAATACCCAACCTTTCCGATAGAAGCGTTAAAAGCCGCTCCGCCTGTCAAAGACGCTAGTTTGCTCAAGCGCTATACGCAGCTGCCGGAAAATTTGCCAGAGCGGGTGCGGAATTTGGCAAAACAAATCATCAGCGGAAAACCTACGCAATACGAACAAGTCAAAGCGATTGAGCAATATTTTCATATGAACGGCTACATGTATGAAACGACAGATGTCGCTGTTCCCGGAAAAAATGAAGATTACGTAGATCAATTTTTATTTAAAACGAAAAAAGGGTACTGCGATAATTTTTCCACATCGATGGTTGTCATGCTGCGCTCTGTTGGCATACCGGCGCGCTGGGTGAAAGGATATACGCCGGGGCGTTTGCTTGAAGAGAAAAACGGGAAATATGTTTATGAAATTACAAACAATGATGCCCATTCTTGGGTGGAAGTATATTTTTCCGGAATCGGCTGGGTTCCGTTTGAGCCGACGCAAGGGTTTACGAACCCGTATGTGTTTGCTGCTTCCCAATCTGCGCCAGAAACTGCGTCGCTTCCCAATCTGCGCCAGCCTGAGCAAAACCGTGTTCCATTGGATGAAGTGAGGGAGCAGCCGCATTCGGTCTCAGCAAAAGAAGCAAGTTTGCCTGCTTGGTCGTGGAAGCAAGCGGTTGTCGCTTTGGCGGTGCTTTTCGCCTTTGCATGGATCGCATATCGCACGAGAAGAAAGTGGTGGCCTTATGCGACGATTGTCCGCTTTCAATATAAGCGGAAGAAAGGGGATCATCCATTTGCGGAAGCTTACTTGTCTTTGCTCCGCCATTTAGATGATTATGGACTGAAGCGAAACCAAGGGCAAACGCTTAGACAATATGCCGCGTATGTCGATGATTGGTTCCAAACAAACGAAATGACGAAACTGACATTATTATATGAAAAGACCATTTACCAGCAGGAGACAGCCCGGGTAGAATGGACAGAGGTGAAAGAATTATGGGAAAATTTAATAAAAAAGACGGTATCTTGA
- the guaA gene encoding glutamine-hydrolyzing GMP synthase: protein MEQKQEMIIVLDFGSQYNQLITRRIRELGVYSELHPHTITADKIQEMNAKGIIFSGGPNSVYDDNAFACDPQIFELGLPILGICYGMQLMTHHLGGKVEKATHREYGKAMIQVKNASALFKRLPDEQVVWMSHGDLVTAPPEGFAVDATSASCPIAAMSNEAKKFYAVQFHPEVRHSVYGNDILRNFVFDVCQCKGDWTMGSFIDSEVRKIRELVGDKKVLCALSGGVDSSVAAVLVHRAIGDQLTCIFVDHGLLRKGEAESVMKTFREGFQMNVIKVDAKERFLSKLKGVIDPEQKRKIIGNEFIYVFDDEAAKLEGIEFLVQGTLYTDIIESGTATAQTIKSHHNVGGLPEDMKFKLIEPLKTLFKDEVRALGTELGLPDEIVWRQPFPGPGLGIRVLGEVTEEKLEIVRESDAILREEIKKAGLDREIWQYFTVLPDIRSVGVMGDARTYDYTVGIRAVTSVDGMTADWARIPWEVLEKISTRIVNEVPHVNRVVYDITSKPPATIEWE from the coding sequence ATGGAACAAAAACAGGAAATGATCATTGTTCTCGATTTTGGAAGTCAGTATAACCAATTAATTACTCGCCGCATTCGCGAGCTTGGGGTATACAGCGAATTACATCCGCATACGATTACAGCCGATAAAATTCAGGAAATGAATGCAAAAGGAATCATTTTTTCCGGCGGTCCGAACAGTGTATACGATGATAACGCATTTGCGTGCGATCCGCAAATTTTTGAGCTTGGTTTGCCGATTTTAGGCATTTGTTACGGCATGCAGCTGATGACCCATCATTTAGGCGGAAAAGTCGAAAAAGCAACTCATCGCGAGTACGGAAAAGCAATGATTCAAGTAAAGAACGCTTCCGCTCTTTTCAAACGCCTTCCAGATGAGCAAGTCGTTTGGATGAGCCACGGCGATTTAGTGACTGCCCCTCCGGAAGGATTTGCCGTTGACGCGACGAGCGCTTCTTGCCCGATAGCGGCAATGAGCAATGAGGCGAAAAAGTTTTACGCGGTGCAATTCCATCCAGAAGTTCGCCATTCCGTCTATGGCAATGACATCTTAAGAAATTTCGTATTTGATGTGTGCCAATGTAAAGGCGATTGGACAATGGGAAGCTTTATCGATAGCGAAGTTCGCAAAATTCGCGAGCTTGTCGGGGATAAAAAAGTGCTTTGCGCGTTAAGCGGCGGCGTCGATTCTTCCGTGGCGGCTGTGCTTGTGCACCGAGCTATCGGCGATCAGCTCACATGCATTTTTGTCGATCACGGGCTCCTTCGCAAAGGCGAAGCGGAAAGCGTCATGAAAACGTTCCGTGAAGGGTTCCAGATGAATGTGATTAAAGTGGATGCGAAAGAGCGCTTTTTATCGAAACTAAAAGGGGTAATCGATCCGGAACAAAAGCGGAAAATCATCGGCAACGAATTTATTTACGTATTTGACGATGAAGCGGCAAAATTAGAAGGTATTGAGTTTTTAGTGCAAGGAACGCTCTATACAGACATTATCGAAAGCGGCACAGCGACGGCGCAGACGATAAAATCCCACCATAATGTCGGCGGATTGCCGGAAGACATGAAATTTAAACTTATCGAACCGCTTAAGACACTGTTTAAAGATGAAGTGCGCGCGCTTGGCACGGAATTGGGGCTTCCAGATGAAATTGTTTGGCGGCAGCCGTTCCCGGGCCCTGGCTTAGGCATCCGTGTGCTTGGCGAGGTGACAGAGGAAAAGCTGGAAATCGTCCGTGAATCAGATGCGATTTTACGGGAAGAAATTAAAAAGGCCGGACTTGATCGGGAAATTTGGCAATATTTCACGGTGCTTCCGGACATTCGCAGCGTTGGCGTGATGGGAGATGCCCGAACTTATGACTATACGGTCGGCATTCGCGCTGTTACATCGGTCGATGGCATGACAGCTGATTGGGCGCGCATTCCTTGGGAAGTGCTTGAAAAGATTTCAACGCGCATCGTCAATGAAGTGCCGCACGTCAACCGGGTCGTATACGATATTACAAGCAAGCCGCCGGCAACGATCGAATGGGAATGA